The following proteins are encoded in a genomic region of Diadema setosum chromosome 10, eeDiaSeto1, whole genome shotgun sequence:
- the LOC140233852 gene encoding lethal(3)malignant brain tumor-like protein 4, whose protein sequence is MSAMETKPAEDVTGEPPSKKMKGSEQEEGDEAAETKATQENGIGSEGTTVQKADNPTSEMPTLEDAPVETKEEEEEEVKGEGSTQDGIVATGNAAAMGNADEGSASLPNPSTISPPKGGEEEEGTEQEEGTKMEMEMSTELETGGEGDVGGGGDGGIQGFDTMMEWKNGIASLPGSDMKFRMNEFGILDLIMDETELDGPGPGPGPSGDAVPDGSNIPGTAEIVREVDQMVREVDQMENQVLAHSVDQKGGVSAAVSEVGSLPASRATTPSPGSGTNPGYSGRGRPRKSSLVNDEAGARKNSVGKDDTCMCEQCGKRGLSTEFCKSGRFCSQSCVGAYASKQGALKKNSIKEAIAIASNNAGAKKKGPKRKMTLPSSGKISPIARLHGDLKMTINMKSPDKTTGKGKRRGFQWTSYLEQESAIAAPVKLFKTPFPTSKNLFKVGMKLEGIDPKHPSLFCVLTVMEIRGYRLRLHFDGYSECYDFWVNADSPDILPAGWCEKTGHRLLPPKGFAADFSWNAYLKMTRSTSAPKHLFSNYENETVTPQGFRKGMRLEAVDRKNPTLICVATVTDIMDNRFLIHFDAWEDTYDYWCDATSPYIHPVGWCEENGLALTPPNDYPDLENFTWSDYLAKAKSVAVPTRAFKPRPPLAFEVGMKLECVDRRNPSLIRVATVADVEEYRILIHFDGWDSVYDYWVDDDSPDIHPVGWCAKTSHLLVLPINPLSADSATSSGCPTPGCNGVGHIKGAKYTGHHSAFGCPYSQMNMTKETALNDRLLPGRGSANVDKCPSSPILTEPKCPTPGCDGSGHITGKYTAHHKLSGCPLAEKNQNKVAGKEGVHRSHQRGRPPLASKGMGLGRGKKKHKVLTNPGKQNKPETQDGQPNLQTQLHQSVFMSAMSPHPAKDLPLCWEQHSKLLPGVAGLSASTVAKWTMDEVADFVRKLPGCQDHASKFAEEQIDGEAFLLLTQNDIVKIMSIKLGPALKIYNAILILKNSEES, encoded by the exons ATGAGCGCCATGGAGACCAAGCCAGCTGAAGATGTCACAGGGGAACCCCCATCCAAGAAGATGAAAGGGAGCGAGCAGGAGGAGGGAGATGAGGCTGCAGAAACAAAAGCTACCCAAGAAAATGGCATTGGATCAGAGG GGACAACCGTGCAGAAAGCAGATAACCCAACCTCTGAGATGCCAACACTTGAAGATGCTCCTGTAGAGaccaaagaagaagaggaggaggaggtaaAAGGGGAGGGAAGTACCCAGGATGGCATCGTCGCCACTGGCAATGCTGCAGCCATGGGGAATGCAGACGAGGGGTCTGCCTCACTCCCCAACCCCAGCACCATCTCACCTCCCAAGGGgggtgaggaggaggaggggacgGAACAGGAGGAGGGGACAAAAATGGAGATGGAGATGTCGACGGAGCTGGAGacgggaggggagggggatgtgGGAGGAGGCGGAGACGGTGGAATCCAGGGCTTTGATACCATGATGGAGTGGAAGAATGGGATCGCATCGCTCCCGGGCAGCGATATGAAG TTCCGGATGAATGAGTTTGGAATCCTGGACCTCATCATGGATGAGACAGAGCTTGATGGGCCAGGACCTGGACCAGGACCTAGTGGTGATGCTGTTCCAGATGGCTCTAATATCCCTGGAACGGCAGAGATTGTCCGAGAAGTGGACCAGATGGTCCGAGAGGTGGACCAGATGGAAAACCAGGTCTTGGCCCACAGTGTGGACCAGAAAGGTGGTGTCAGTGCAGCAGTGAGTGAGGTCGGGAGTCTCCCGGCTAGTAGGGCCACCACGCCAAGTCCTGGTTCTGGGACAAATCCTGGCTACAGCGGAAGAGGAA GACCAAGGAAGAGCAGCCTGGTGAATGATGAGGCAG GAGCAAGAAAGAACAGTGTTGGCAAGGATGATACGTGTATGTGTGAGCAGTGTGGCAAGCGTGGCCTCTCCACAGAGTTCTGCAAGTCGGGGCGATTCTGCTCACAGTCCTGTGTCGGAGCCTATGCTAGCAA acaAGGTGCCCTGAAAAAGAATTCCATCAAAGAGGCCATTGCCATAGCCTCAAACAATGCCGGGGCTAAGAAAAAAGGACCGAAGAGGAAGATGACACTGCCCTCGTCTGGCAAA ATTTCTCCCATCGCCCGTCTCCATGGTGATCTGAAGATGACCATCAACATGAAGTCTCCTGACAAGACTACAGGCAAAG GTAAAAGAAGAGGATTCCAGTGGACAAGTTACCTTGAGCAGGAATCAGCCATAGCTGCTCCTGTGAAGCTCTTCAAGACA CCCTTTCCAACTAGTAAGAATCTCTTCAAGGTCGGCATGAAGCTGGAGGGCATTGACCCCAAGCACCCCTCCCTCTTCTGCGTGCTGACAGTGATGGAGATCCGTGGTTACCGTCTCCGCCTCCACTTTGATGGCTACTCGGAGTGCTACGACTTCTGGGTCAACGCCGACTCCCCAGACATCCTTCCCGCTGGATGGTGTGAAAAGACCGGACACAGGCTCCTCCCACCCAAGG GATTTGCTGCTGATTTCAGCTGGAATGCGTACCTGAAAATGACAAGATCCACCTCAGCCCCAAAGCATCTTTTCAGCAACTATGAAAAC GAAACAGTGACACCCCAGGGCTTCCGCAAGGGGATGAGGCTGGAGGCAGTGGACCGCAAGAACCCCACCCTCATCTGTGTTGCCACGGTTACCGACATCATGGACAACCGCTTCCTCATCCACTTCGACGCCTGGGAGGACACGTACGACTACTGGTGCGACGCGACGTCACCGTACATCCACCCTGTCGGCTGGTGCGAGGAGAATGGTTTGGCCCTGACCCCGCCCAATG ATTACCCTGACCTTGAGAACTTCACGTGGTCAGATTATTTGGCCAAGGCTAAGTCAGTGGCTGTGCCCACCAGAGCATTCAAACCG CGCCCTCCTTTGGCCTTTGAAGTGGGTATGAAGCTGGAGTGTGTGGACAGGAGAAACCCCTCCCTCATCAGGGTTGCCACGGTAGCAGATGTGGAGGAATACCGCATACTG ATTCACTTTGATGGTTGGGACAGCGTGTATGACTACTGGGTCGACGATGACAGTCCCGACATTCATCCCGTCGGCTGGTGCGCCAAGACTTCTCATCTCCTCGTCTTGCCCATTAACCCTCTCAGTGCTGATTCAGCGAC TTCATCTGGTTGCCCTACCCCAGGCTGTAATGGAGTTGGCCACATAAAGGGTGCCAAGTACACTGGACATCACAG TGCATTTGGTTGCCCATACTCTCAGATGAACATGACCAAGGAGACCGCCCTCAATGACAGACTATTGCCAGGCAGGGGATCAGCGAACGTAGACAAGTGTCCATCATCTCCCATTCTAACTGAACCAAA GTGTCCCACTCCGGGCTGTGATGGTTCTGGCCACATCACAGGGAAGTACACCGCCCACCACAAACTCTCTGGCTGCCCACTCGCAGAGAAGAATCAGAACAAGGTTGCAGGCAAGGAAGGAGTGCACAGGAGCCACCAAAGGGGGCGCCCTCCTCTGGCATCTAAGGGGATGGGCCTCGGAAGGGGCAAGAAAAA ACACAAAGTACTCACAAATCCAGGGAAGCAGAACAAGCCTGAAACACAAG ATGGGCAGCCTAATCTGCAGACCCAGCTCCACCAGTCTGTTTTCATGTCGGCCATGTCGCCCCACCCTGCCAAGGACTTGCCCCTCTGCTGGGAGCAGCACTCTAAGCTGTTGCCGGGCGTGGCCGGTCTCTCGGCCAGCACCGTCGCCAAGTGGACCATGGACGAGGTGGCCGACTTTGTCCGCAAGCTGCCCGGCTGCCAGGACCATGCATCCAAGTTTGCAGAGGAG CAAATCGACGGGGAAGCATTCCTCTTGCTGACGCAGAACGACATCGTCAAGATCATGAGCATCAAACTCGGGCCAGCGCTAAAAATTTACAACGCCATCCTCATCCTGAAAAACTCGGAAGAAAGCTGA